The Antarcticibacterium sp. 1MA-6-2 genome has a window encoding:
- a CDS encoding GNAT family N-acetyltransferase, protein MELKRYKEGDEEQILELFELAFKKKLSKEFWLWRFKNNPFLDPEMINLMWEDDVLAGHYAVSALEMVVGDKEVLASLSGTTMTHPSFQGKGIFSTLSLELYDRVNREHGVNMVLGFPNKNSHYGLVKKIEWKDVAIVPNLSLSTGNLKKTVLTTSVKNIETFDDSHSGFIKNIISELGFSVSVSRSTKYLNWRYRDCPINDYSCLEISKDGACVGVVITKIFQPDPSTGPELDIVDLFCAPDLKLLQEILIHVDNHYSEKGLTDSNFNLWMSLFDPRHLLMERLGFSPGMPLTYMCTKEFSEGFSQIADYRNWYISMGDSDIF, encoded by the coding sequence ATGGAATTAAAGAGATATAAAGAAGGAGATGAAGAACAGATTTTAGAGCTGTTTGAACTTGCTTTCAAGAAAAAATTATCAAAAGAATTCTGGCTTTGGCGTTTTAAAAATAATCCTTTTCTGGACCCCGAGATGATCAACCTTATGTGGGAAGATGATGTGCTGGCGGGGCATTATGCAGTATCTGCGCTGGAAATGGTGGTGGGCGATAAGGAGGTTCTGGCAAGTCTGTCAGGAACTACAATGACACATCCATCTTTTCAGGGGAAAGGAATTTTTTCTACTCTTTCTCTGGAGCTCTATGACAGAGTGAACAGAGAGCACGGGGTAAATATGGTCTTGGGTTTTCCGAATAAGAATTCACATTACGGACTCGTAAAAAAGATTGAGTGGAAAGATGTCGCCATAGTTCCAAACCTGTCTTTAAGTACCGGAAATTTAAAAAAGACTGTACTTACTACTTCAGTAAAAAACATTGAAACCTTTGACGATTCTCACTCAGGTTTTATAAAAAATATTATTTCTGAACTTGGTTTTTCTGTTTCTGTAAGCCGCTCCACCAAGTATCTGAACTGGAGATATAGAGACTGCCCGATAAATGATTATAGCTGCCTTGAAATTAGTAAGGATGGAGCATGTGTGGGTGTGGTGATCACTAAGATCTTCCAGCCGGATCCTTCCACAGGTCCTGAATTAGATATTGTGGATCTTTTTTGTGCTCCCGATCTAAAGCTGCTTCAGGAAATCCTTATCCACGTTGATAATCATTATTCTGAAAAAGGTTTGACCGATTCCAACTTTAATCTTTGGATGTCTCTTTTCGATCCCAGGCATTTACTTATGGAAAGACTTGGTTTTTCACCGGGGATGCCGCTTACTTATATGTGCACCAAAGAATTTTCTGAAGGATTTAGCCAAATAGCAGATTATAGAAACTGGTATATATCAATGGGGGATTCAGATATATTTTAA
- a CDS encoding FdtA/QdtA family cupin domain-containing protein — protein sequence MNLEPHIITLSKNANPERGNLTYIEKDLHIPFAIKRTSWLYRVPGDTAMKGYAYKNQENFIIPLSGSLDVVLDNGRIKEKFQLNAANKGLYVPA from the coding sequence ATGAATTTGGAACCTCATATAATTACTCTTTCAAAGAATGCAAACCCCGAGAGAGGTAATCTCACCTATATCGAGAAAGATTTACATATTCCTTTTGCTATAAAGAGAACCTCCTGGCTCTATCGTGTGCCGGGGGATACTGCAATGAAAGGGTATGCCTATAAAAATCAGGAAAATTTTATTATTCCTCTTTCCGGAAGTTTGGATGTTGTTCTGGACAACGGAAGAATAAAGGAAAAATTTCAATTAAATGCTGCCAATAAAGGTTTATACGTGCCTGCTTAA
- a CDS encoding PIG-L deacetylase family protein — MKHVERGDEVYWLITTNISTDQGFSEERVASRQEEINKVEKQLGIKKTFLLNYPTMTLSSSSLIKMVPEVSDVFNEVKPEVIYCVNRSDAHSDHRITFDAVLACTKSFRYPYVKKVMMYECLSETEFAPALPEKAFIPNYYVDISEYMEKKLEVMNVYASEIAEHPFPRSERNIKSLAVFRGASVGVEYAEAFQLLKFIDK, encoded by the coding sequence TTGAAACACGTTGAAAGAGGTGATGAAGTGTATTGGTTAATAACGACTAATATCTCAACAGACCAGGGGTTTTCGGAAGAAAGAGTGGCTTCCCGGCAGGAAGAAATTAATAAAGTTGAAAAGCAGTTGGGCATAAAAAAAACATTTCTTCTGAACTACCCAACCATGACCCTTTCCTCTTCTTCCCTTATAAAAATGGTTCCGGAAGTATCAGATGTATTTAATGAAGTTAAACCTGAAGTTATTTATTGTGTTAACAGATCTGATGCGCATTCCGATCACAGGATAACTTTTGATGCAGTACTGGCCTGTACCAAATCTTTTAGATATCCCTACGTGAAAAAGGTGATGATGTATGAATGTTTATCTGAAACAGAATTCGCTCCGGCGCTTCCTGAAAAAGCATTTATTCCAAATTACTACGTTGATATTTCCGAATATATGGAGAAGAAGCTGGAGGTAATGAACGTATACGCATCAGAAATAGCAGAACATCCTTTTCCGCGTTCAGAAAGAAATATTAAATCCCTGGCTGTTTTTCGGGGTGCTAGTGTAGGTGTGGAATATGCTGAAGCTTTTCAACTTTTAAAATTTATCGATAAATAG
- a CDS encoding WxcM-like domain-containing protein encodes MSNFSTNAMVMFLGSASNDQEDIIRDYEEFQKMKNL; translated from the coding sequence ATGAGTAATTTCTCTACCAATGCTATGGTTATGTTCCTTGGATCTGCCAGTAATGACCAGGAAGATATAATTAGAGATTACGAAGAATTTCAAAAGATGAAGAATCTATGA
- a CDS encoding acetyltransferase — translation MNKKGIVIVGYSGHGLVVADAALAMGLDLKYYCEKNERTINPFDLKYAGFEGDEAYNWSAEYDYILGIGDNRIRRKTGELITANNRNCLNVIHPSSTVSRLSRMGIGNFISSGVHLNALATIGNYCIMNTGAVVEHECRLGDAVHIAPGAVLAGNVSIGSGSFVGANSVIKEGVTIGDNVIIGAGTVVLKNIENNNKIVGNPGRVI, via the coding sequence TTGAATAAAAAAGGAATTGTTATAGTCGGATATTCCGGGCACGGATTAGTAGTGGCAGATGCGGCTTTGGCAATGGGTCTTGATTTAAAATATTACTGCGAAAAAAATGAGAGGACAATAAATCCTTTTGACCTGAAGTATGCAGGATTTGAAGGTGATGAAGCATATAATTGGTCTGCAGAATATGATTATATACTTGGAATAGGGGATAACCGGATAAGAAGAAAAACAGGAGAGCTAATTACAGCGAATAATCGTAATTGTTTAAATGTTATTCATCCTTCGTCCACTGTTTCCAGATTGTCCCGAATGGGAATAGGTAATTTCATTAGCAGTGGAGTTCATTTAAATGCACTCGCCACAATTGGAAATTATTGTATAATGAATACGGGAGCAGTAGTTGAGCACGAATGTAGATTAGGAGATGCAGTCCATATAGCTCCGGGAGCTGTTTTGGCGGGTAATGTGTCCATTGGCAGTGGTTCCTTTGTTGGTGCCAATTCAGTAATAAAAGAAGGTGTGACAATAGGAGATAATGTCATTATAGGAGCAGGCACGGTCGTATTAAAGAACATAGAAAACAATAATAAAATTGTAGGAAATCCAGGAAGAGTTATATGA
- a CDS encoding glycosyltransferase family 2 protein codes for MPHISIVSPIYNAGKIIPELIRRIEASVEVITADYEIIFVEDGGPDNSWEVIQQYAVERPKLKGYKLSRNFGQHYAVTAGLDLAKGDWVVVMDCDLQDQPEEIEKLYLKAQEGYDLVLAQRMERKDNALKKLFSKSFNRTLGYLTGAEQDETVGSFGIYSRKVVNAIVSMRESIRYFPTMVKWVGFKTAKVEVAHNYREEGKSNYSVGKLFKLATDIILAYSDKPLRLLVSSGLIISIISFLVAVFYFLKWLIDGVDVLGFTSLIISIWLLSGIIILTLGIVGLYVGKIFEGVKNRPLYIISEEVNHQKENSEDFRLKGFPSPNLQR; via the coding sequence ATGCCACATATTTCCATTGTTAGCCCTATTTACAATGCTGGAAAAATTATTCCTGAACTTATCCGGCGCATTGAAGCCAGCGTTGAGGTGATCACGGCTGACTATGAAATAATTTTTGTAGAGGACGGCGGACCTGATAATTCCTGGGAAGTAATCCAGCAATATGCGGTAGAGAGGCCAAAATTAAAAGGTTATAAACTCAGCAGAAATTTTGGACAACATTATGCTGTAACCGCCGGATTAGATCTTGCTAAAGGAGATTGGGTAGTGGTTATGGATTGCGATTTACAGGACCAACCTGAAGAAATTGAGAAGTTGTATTTAAAAGCACAGGAAGGTTACGATCTTGTGCTGGCACAGCGAATGGAGAGGAAAGATAATGCTTTAAAAAAGTTGTTCTCAAAGAGCTTCAACAGGACATTAGGTTACCTTACCGGAGCCGAACAGGATGAAACTGTGGGTAGCTTTGGTATTTACAGTAGAAAGGTGGTGAATGCCATAGTCTCAATGAGGGAATCTATAAGATATTTTCCTACAATGGTGAAGTGGGTTGGTTTTAAAACTGCTAAAGTTGAAGTTGCGCATAATTACAGGGAGGAAGGTAAGTCAAATTACAGTGTGGGAAAACTGTTTAAACTGGCCACAGATATTATTCTTGCTTATTCGGACAAGCCATTGAGACTGCTGGTTTCTTCAGGACTAATTATTTCCATTATTTCCTTTCTCGTGGCGGTCTTTTATTTTCTGAAATGGTTAATTGATGGAGTAGATGTTTTAGGATTTACCAGTTTAATTATTTCTATCTGGTTGCTTTCGGGGATTATAATACTTACACTGGGAATTGTTGGGCTTTATGTCGGAAAAATTTTCGAAGGAGTAAAGAACAGACCCCTATATATTATTTCTGAAGAAGTAAATCATCAAAAGGAGAATTCTGAAGATTTTCGTTTAAAAGGCTTTCCGTCCCCAAATTTGCAGCGGTAG
- the rfbA gene encoding glucose-1-phosphate thymidylyltransferase RfbA codes for MKGIILAGGTGTRLFPITISVSKQLLPVYDKPMIYYPLSVLMLAGIKEILLITTPHDQKAFKKLLGDGSQVGCKFSYEVQEEPKGLAEAFTIGEEFIGNDKVALVLGDNIFYGSGLVNLLRSKVNINGASIFAFPVKDPERYGVVEFDEDNKVKSIEEKPKKPKSKYAIPGLYFYDNKVVEFAKNVKPSARGEKEISTINQMYLDAYELEVGVMTRGSSWFDTGTVESLDDATEFIRVLQNRQSTMIGCIEEVAYRSGFIDKPTLHKLSKRYGKSKYGTYLREIASTIPVKEIDNFSR; via the coding sequence ATGAAAGGAATTATACTTGCAGGCGGAACCGGAACCAGATTGTTTCCCATTACAATTTCAGTAAGTAAGCAACTTCTACCTGTTTATGATAAACCTATGATCTATTATCCGCTTTCAGTTTTAATGTTAGCGGGAATAAAAGAAATTCTTTTAATTACAACACCTCATGATCAGAAAGCTTTTAAAAAACTTCTGGGAGACGGGTCACAGGTGGGATGTAAATTCTCTTATGAAGTACAGGAGGAGCCTAAGGGGCTTGCAGAAGCTTTTACAATTGGAGAAGAATTTATTGGCAATGATAAAGTTGCGCTGGTTTTAGGTGATAATATTTTCTACGGAAGTGGTTTGGTCAATCTTTTAAGAAGTAAAGTAAATATTAACGGAGCATCAATTTTTGCGTTTCCTGTTAAAGATCCGGAGCGATATGGAGTTGTGGAATTTGACGAGGATAATAAAGTAAAGAGTATAGAAGAAAAACCGAAAAAGCCGAAGTCGAAATACGCGATTCCGGGACTATACTTTTACGATAATAAGGTGGTGGAATTCGCAAAAAATGTAAAACCTTCAGCAAGGGGAGAAAAAGAAATTTCTACAATTAACCAAATGTACCTGGACGCTTATGAACTCGAAGTGGGAGTTATGACCAGGGGTAGCAGCTGGTTTGATACAGGTACGGTTGAGTCTCTTGACGACGCGACAGAATTTATTAGGGTACTGCAAAATCGCCAGAGTACGATGATAGGTTGTATAGAAGAAGTGGCCTATAGAAGTGGTTTTATTGATAAACCTACTCTTCATAAATTGTCTAAAAGATATGGTAAATCTAAATATGGTACTTACTTAAGGGAAATAGCATCAACTATTCCTGTAAAAGAAATTGACAATTTCAGTAGATAA
- a CDS encoding UDP-N-acetylglucosamine 4,6-dehydratase — MDILKLIGRTKALFDADIREHENELQEIITSSSFLVLGGAGSIGQAVTKEIFKRNPKKLHVVDISENNLVEVVRDIRSSFGYISGDFRTFALDIGSVEYKSFIKADGDYDYVLNLSALKHVRSEKDPFTLMRMIDVNIFNTDETILQSIEKKTKKYFCVSTDKAANPVNMMGASKRIMEMFLMRRSQNFTISTARFANVAFSDGSLLHSFNQRLQKNQPIVAPNDVRRYFVTPQESGELCLMSCIFGENRDVFFPKLSEKLHLISFSDIAVKYLEQKGYEAYECENEDEARNLMDELPQQGKWPCLFAPSDTTGEKDFEEFFTDEEILDLHRFESLGIIKNSLDVQNEKLEHFEKEIERMRKNEEWSKEEIAELFNEMIPNFDHLEKGKYLDAKM, encoded by the coding sequence TTGGATATTTTAAAACTTATAGGAAGAACAAAAGCCCTTTTTGATGCTGACATTCGCGAGCACGAAAATGAGTTGCAGGAGATTATTACCAGTTCTTCATTTCTTGTTTTGGGAGGTGCGGGTTCTATAGGCCAGGCTGTAACAAAAGAGATCTTTAAAAGGAATCCGAAGAAACTTCATGTAGTTGATATTAGCGAAAATAATCTGGTTGAAGTTGTGAGGGATATAAGAAGTTCTTTTGGTTATATCTCAGGAGACTTTAGAACATTTGCCCTGGATATTGGTTCAGTTGAATATAAATCTTTCATTAAGGCAGATGGAGATTACGATTACGTTTTAAATCTTTCAGCTCTTAAGCATGTCCGCAGTGAAAAAGATCCATTTACGCTAATGCGGATGATAGATGTGAACATTTTTAATACAGATGAGACCATTCTTCAAAGTATAGAAAAGAAGACTAAAAAATATTTTTGCGTATCTACAGATAAGGCCGCAAACCCTGTAAATATGATGGGTGCTTCCAAGCGAATTATGGAAATGTTCCTGATGCGCAGGAGCCAGAATTTTACAATTTCAACAGCAAGATTCGCCAACGTAGCTTTTTCTGACGGTTCACTATTGCACAGCTTTAATCAAAGACTACAGAAAAATCAGCCTATCGTTGCTCCTAATGATGTAAGGAGATATTTTGTTACACCTCAGGAATCGGGTGAATTATGCTTGATGTCCTGCATTTTTGGGGAAAACAGGGATGTGTTCTTCCCGAAGCTAAGTGAAAAGTTACATCTAATAAGTTTTTCAGATATAGCAGTAAAATACCTGGAGCAAAAAGGATACGAAGCATACGAATGCGAAAATGAAGATGAGGCGAGAAATTTAATGGATGAGCTCCCGCAGCAAGGAAAATGGCCGTGTCTCTTCGCTCCAAGTGATACCACAGGAGAAAAAGATTTTGAAGAATTTTTTACCGATGAAGAAATCCTGGACCTCCACAGATTTGAAAGTCTTGGGATCATAAAAAATTCTTTAGATGTGCAAAATGAGAAGCTCGAGCATTTTGAAAAGGAGATCGAGAGGATGAGAAAAAATGAGGAATGGTCGAAGGAGGAAATCGCAGAGCTTTTTAATGAAATGATTCCAAATTTTGATCATCTCGAAAAAGGAAAATATTTAGATGCCAAAATGTAA
- a CDS encoding NDP-hexose 2,3-dehydratase family protein, which translates to MNDHINLFLKSLLDRENSLNKTSYALEWIRDQNEMVEVKVSQIPFYKLKNWKLTEEKLHHESGKFFSIDGIDVKTNAGNVHHWQQPIINQPEIGYLGFITKEFNGVLHFLMQAKIEPGNINYVQLSPSLQATRSNYSRVHKGNAPAYLEYFQNATKEEILLDQLQSEQGARFLKKRNRNIIIKIEKEIEVLENFLWLTLAQIKELMRYDNVINMDTRTVISGIPLGDFSLESIEVIRTMSNICFTKYTEALLRSSSYEAQSYNSLNDVILFITNQKCNYDLEVQKMPLSDLKDWVIGENSIHHKDRKYFEIIAADIKIGNREVINWSQPMVRPVQEGICAFICKSINGVLHFIVQAKLECGNFDVIEFAPTVQCLTDNYRTEYSLGALPFLKEVLNAKPENIIFDTFQSEEGGRFYREQNKSMVIFADEGFPIELPENYIWMTYSQMQTFMKHNNYVNIQARSLLSALTFDL; encoded by the coding sequence ATGAACGACCACATTAATTTATTTCTAAAAAGTCTTTTGGACAGGGAGAATTCTCTGAACAAAACCTCCTATGCATTAGAGTGGATAAGGGATCAAAATGAAATGGTGGAAGTAAAGGTGAGCCAAATTCCATTTTACAAACTCAAAAATTGGAAACTGACTGAAGAAAAGTTGCATCACGAATCGGGTAAGTTTTTCTCTATTGATGGGATCGATGTTAAGACCAACGCAGGAAATGTTCATCATTGGCAACAGCCAATTATAAATCAGCCGGAAATAGGCTATTTGGGATTTATTACCAAAGAATTTAACGGAGTGCTTCATTTTTTAATGCAGGCAAAGATTGAACCCGGAAACATCAATTATGTACAATTATCGCCGTCCCTTCAGGCAACCAGGAGTAATTATTCCCGGGTACATAAAGGAAATGCTCCTGCATATCTCGAATATTTTCAGAATGCCACAAAAGAAGAGATATTACTGGATCAGCTCCAGTCAGAACAGGGGGCGAGATTTCTAAAAAAGCGTAATAGAAATATTATTATCAAAATAGAAAAGGAAATTGAGGTTCTTGAAAATTTCCTTTGGCTCACATTAGCTCAGATAAAGGAGTTAATGCGCTATGATAATGTTATAAATATGGATACCCGTACGGTAATTTCAGGTATTCCTCTGGGGGATTTTTCTCTCGAAAGTATCGAAGTGATAAGAACGATGAGTAACATTTGCTTCACAAAATATACTGAGGCATTATTAAGATCTTCTTCTTATGAGGCACAGAGCTACAACAGTCTCAACGATGTTATATTATTCATTACCAATCAAAAGTGTAACTACGACCTGGAAGTTCAGAAGATGCCGCTAAGTGATCTTAAAGACTGGGTTATAGGAGAAAATTCTATACATCATAAGGATAGGAAGTATTTTGAAATAATAGCTGCCGATATAAAAATAGGGAACAGGGAAGTGATCAACTGGAGCCAGCCTATGGTGAGACCAGTGCAGGAAGGAATCTGTGCCTTTATTTGTAAGAGCATTAATGGAGTACTACATTTTATAGTTCAGGCAAAATTAGAATGCGGAAATTTTGATGTTATTGAGTTTGCCCCAACAGTACAATGCCTTACAGATAACTACAGAACTGAATATTCACTGGGAGCACTTCCGTTTTTAAAAGAAGTTCTTAACGCGAAGCCTGAAAATATCATTTTTGATACTTTTCAATCTGAAGAGGGTGGACGTTTTTACAGAGAGCAGAACAAGAGCATGGTTATTTTTGCAGATGAGGGTTTCCCGATAGAACTACCGGAGAATTATATCTGGATGACCTACAGCCAGATGCAAACTTTTATGAAACATAATAATTACGTGAATATTCAGGCAAGAAGCTTGTTGTCTGCGTTAACCTTTGACCTTTAA
- a CDS encoding FdtA/QdtA family cupin domain-containing protein — translation MKNFTVHDCHLVPLETISGPEGNMITVKGEETIPFDVKRIYYLYDIPEGGSRGAHAHEDLYQLIVATGGSFDMLLDDGVNKRVVKLNQPNYGLYVVPGIWRELIDFSYGAVCLVLASLTYEDNIVIRDYDDFRKFKNLDQK, via the coding sequence ATGAAAAATTTTACAGTTCACGACTGCCATCTTGTACCATTAGAGACAATTTCGGGTCCTGAAGGTAATATGATAACCGTAAAAGGTGAAGAAACTATTCCTTTTGATGTAAAACGTATATATTATCTATACGATATTCCTGAGGGAGGATCCCGGGGTGCGCATGCCCACGAAGACCTTTATCAATTAATAGTAGCGACGGGTGGAAGTTTTGATATGCTTCTTGATGATGGTGTAAATAAACGAGTAGTTAAACTTAATCAGCCTAATTATGGGCTTTATGTAGTGCCGGGAATCTGGCGGGAGTTAATCGACTTTTCATACGGTGCGGTATGTTTGGTCTTGGCTTCGCTCACATATGAAGATAACATTGTCATTAGGGATTACGACGATTTCCGGAAGTTTAAAAATCTTGATCAGAAATAG
- a CDS encoding cytidylyltransferase domain-containing protein: protein MILAVIPARGGSKGLPGKNIKKLHGEPLINYTIKAARKVFPDDQIIVSTDDEEIKKTAETTGLKVPFLRPGELATDNA from the coding sequence ATGATCTTAGCAGTTATTCCCGCAAGAGGTGGTTCAAAAGGACTACCGGGGAAGAATATTAAAAAACTCCACGGGGAACCATTGATTAACTATACCATTAAAGCTGCCCGTAAAGTTTTTCCCGATGACCAAATCATTGTAAGCACAGATGATGAGGAAATAAAAAAAACAGCGGAAACAACCGGACTAAAAGTTCCTTTTTTAAGGCCGGGTGAACTTGCGACAGATAATGCTTAA
- a CDS encoding ABC transporter transmembrane domain-containing protein: MIKRLAKKYFESLAYFYSYSGYRIVVIVALSIFVGLLDGFGLAMFIPLLEMVSDSSGVEAESMGRLSFLLEFVNDIGLSLSLATILGFMTIMFFLKGIMQYINGVYRMITLQKFIKKVRFQNIKGLNNLAYKYFVSADVGRIQNTLTGEVDRVAFSFANYFYAVQFGVMVIVYMSFAFAMDPQFAILVTIGGALTNFLYKNLYKKTKGASRKLT; the protein is encoded by the coding sequence TTGATCAAAAGATTAGCAAAAAAATATTTTGAAAGTCTCGCCTATTTTTATTCCTATTCAGGTTATAGAATAGTTGTAATAGTAGCTTTAAGTATTTTCGTGGGTTTGCTCGACGGATTCGGTCTTGCGATGTTTATACCCTTGCTTGAAATGGTAAGTGATAGTAGTGGAGTAGAGGCAGAGAGTATGGGACGTCTAAGTTTCCTCCTTGAGTTTGTTAACGATATTGGTTTATCATTATCTCTCGCTACTATTCTTGGCTTCATGACTATTATGTTTTTCTTAAAAGGGATCATGCAATATATCAATGGAGTGTATAGAATGATCACTCTTCAAAAATTTATTAAAAAGGTTAGGTTCCAGAATATCAAAGGATTAAATAATTTGGCTTATAAATATTTTGTTTCAGCAGATGTTGGCCGAATTCAAAACACCCTAACCGGAGAGGTTGATAGGGTAGCTTTTTCTTTTGCAAATTATTTTTATGCCGTGCAGTTTGGAGTTATGGTTATTGTCTATATGTCTTTTGCATTTGCGATGGATCCTCAATTTGCTATTTTAGTGACTATAGGAGGAGCTCTTACAAATTTCCTGTATAAAAATCTGTACAAAAAGACAAAAGGAGCCTCCCGCAAGCTTACTTAG
- a CDS encoding MaoC family dehydratase, whose translation MFEIGQKVSIEKVFNEEEVLNFSKMSMDDNPIHFDKDYAHNSRFKQRIVQGPFVTSLIGGLLGSKLPGPGTIYINQNTQFLKPVFIGDKVTASIEIKEIREDKPSNKTKNLG comes from the coding sequence ATGTTTGAAATAGGACAAAAAGTTTCCATAGAAAAAGTTTTCAATGAAGAGGAGGTGCTTAATTTTTCCAAAATGTCTATGGATGATAATCCCATTCATTTTGATAAAGATTACGCGCATAATTCCCGGTTTAAGCAACGAATTGTCCAAGGACCTTTTGTCACTTCTCTTATTGGAGGGTTATTGGGTTCTAAACTTCCGGGTCCCGGAACTATCTATATTAACCAGAACACTCAGTTCCTAAAGCCTGTATTTATAGGGGATAAGGTAACTGCAAGTATTGAAATAAAAGAAATCAGAGAAGATAAACCTAGTAATAAAACTAAGAACTTGGGTTGA
- a CDS encoding Gfo/Idh/MocA family protein gives MEEKANKIRIGVLGAANIAVRSVIPAIESLQERFELVGIGSRSASKKQDVDQQKLIEGYDNLLDNFSLDAVYIPLPNSLHFEWVRKALERGIHVLVEKSLGCSYEEVVELNKLASEKDLVLVENFQFRFHSQLKYVLDVLKDGKLGELRIVRSTFCFPPFPDKENIRYKEELGGGALLDAGAYPVKISQLLLGNDLQVTSAVLNNEDQEVDIWGGAFLQQKNGKLFSEIAFGFDNYYQCSVELVGSKGRLYTNRIFTAGEAVTPTILLETNSEGPKEIKLNPDNHFRNMLVHFSELIKGNQDA, from the coding sequence ATGGAAGAAAAAGCAAACAAAATAAGAATAGGTGTTCTTGGAGCCGCTAATATTGCCGTTCGATCTGTCATTCCGGCCATAGAATCTCTTCAGGAAAGATTTGAGCTGGTTGGTATTGGATCAAGAAGTGCCTCTAAAAAGCAGGATGTTGATCAACAGAAATTAATTGAAGGATATGATAATCTTTTGGATAATTTTTCTTTGGATGCCGTCTATATTCCTTTACCAAATTCCCTTCATTTTGAGTGGGTGAGAAAAGCCCTTGAAAGAGGTATTCACGTGCTGGTTGAAAAATCTCTGGGTTGTAGTTACGAAGAGGTAGTTGAACTTAATAAGCTTGCTTCGGAAAAAGATCTTGTTCTTGTAGAAAACTTCCAGTTTCGGTTCCACTCCCAGTTGAAATATGTTTTAGACGTTTTAAAGGATGGAAAACTAGGAGAACTGCGAATTGTAAGAAGTACTTTCTGTTTTCCGCCTTTTCCTGATAAGGAAAATATCCGTTACAAGGAAGAACTTGGTGGAGGTGCTCTATTGGATGCCGGAGCTTATCCGGTGAAGATTTCTCAATTATTGCTGGGAAATGACCTTCAGGTTACTTCTGCAGTGCTCAATAACGAAGATCAGGAAGTTGACATTTGGGGAGGAGCTTTTCTTCAGCAAAAGAATGGAAAATTGTTTTCAGAAATAGCTTTTGGTTTTGATAACTACTATCAGTGTAGTGTGGAATTAGTGGGATCTAAAGGTAGACTTTATACCAACAGAATTTTTACTGCCGGGGAGGCAGTAACTCCTACTATACTTCTTGAAACAAATTCAGAGGGACCAAAGGAAATAAAACTGAACCCTGATAATCACTTTAGGAATATGCTTGTTCATTTTTCTGAGCTTATTAAAGGTAATCAGGATGCTTAG